The genomic segment AGGCAGCCATCGGCGGGCTGCTCGGGGTGCTGCTGGCTATGCCGATGTGGGTGACGCAGTCGATCGGCTCGATCCTGGATGCGCAACGCTCGCCGATCCAGATCCAGTCCAACAGCGATCCCGATGCCAGCGCCACCGGCGCGCTGCTGATGCAGGCGGTGGTGGTGCTCATGATCCAGGCGGGGTTGCTGGTGTCGCTGGTGCGCGTCTTGATCGACAGTTACGGCCTGTGGCCGGCGTTCAGCCTGATGCCGCCATTTGAGACCGGGCATATGGGAGTGCTGATGCAGCGCTTCGGTGAATTCTTCTGGCATATCGTGGTGTACGGCGGGCCGGTCATCATTCCCTTGCTCTTGATCGATTTCGGTTTTGCCATCATCGGCATATTTGCCTCGGGGCTGCAAGTGTCTTTCGTGTCGTCGCCGGTCAAGAGCCTGGCCGGGTTGTTCATCTTGTTGGTCTATTGGGCTACGCTGTCGCACTACGTCAGCGGCGACTTTGCGCACATGCTGGACCTGGCGGCGCTGCTGTTGCAGGCAGGCGGCCAGCAGTGAGCGAAAAGACCGAAGAACCGACCGACAAGAAGGTAGAGGATGCGCGCAAATCGGGGCAAGTGGTGGTTAGCCGCGATCTGGCGAAATTATGCACGCTGGTGGCGGTCGGCGAGCTGGCGTTCGGCACCGAAAAAATGTGGCGCGAATCGATCCAGGCGATGATGAATCTGGCGTTCATGCGTATTGGGCAGCCGTTTCCGGAAGCGATGTGGGAAATGACGGTTGCTGCCGGCACTACGCTGCTCATCGTTTTTTGCACGGTTTTTGTCACCTGTGCGGTGGTTGGCGTGTCGGCGTTTTGGGGACAGTTCGGCGTGTTGATTTCGCCTGAAGTGATCAAGCTGAACTTCGATAAGCTGAATCCGGTGAATGGTGTGCAACAGCTTTTTTCCAAGAAAAAACTAGGTGAAGTGGCGATCATGCTGCTCAAGACGGCGGTGATCGCACTGATGATGTATAGCGTGATTCGCGAACAGTTGCCGACCATTGTGAAATTGTCCGGCGGCGAACCCAAGGATATTTACTTCGGATTCATCGCGATTCTGCATTCGGTGTTTCGCACTATCGCTGGAATTTGCCTGTGCTTCGGCCTGGTGGATTTTGGCTTGCAGAAGTGTTCCCATACAAATTCGCTGAAGATGAGCATGGACGATATCAAGCGCGAATACCGGGAATCGGAAGGCGATCCGATGGTGAAGGGGATGCGCAAACATATAGCGCAGGAGCTGGCGATGTCTGCGCCGGTGGCGAATACCGAGAACGCTAACGCGGTGGTGGTCAATCCCACCCATTTTGCCATAGCGATGCGCTACGACCCGAGCGAAGTGCCGGTGCCGATGGTGCTGGCCAAAGGCAAGGATGAAACTGCGCAAGCCATGATCGTGCGGGCGCGCGAGTGCGGCATACCGGTGATCCGGCATGTATGGCTGGCGCGCTCGTTGTACGCCACCGGCCAGGCCGATAAGGTGATCCCGAAATCGACCTATGAGGCGGTAGCGCATGTCTATGCCGTGGTCGAGGAGTTGCGCCATGCCGGTCAGATGGGGCAGGTATTCGAGTTGGAAAGTTTTGGCGAAATGCAGGAAGGGTAAGTGGAATGAATACGTCTGGAACAGCGGCATGCGGTATGGCAGCGCTCAGGTCGTCCACCGTGGACGATCAGGAGCAGATCAGCTTGGCGCAAGACCATACCGGCCATTCTGTGGCGCTGCCGGCAAGCCTGACAGCTAGCTCAGAACCGATCTTCGGTGTATCGGAACCGGCGCCGATGGTTGGCGTCGAGTTTGCGGTCAGTACTGTTGACGTTGCGCCGATGCCGGAGAGTGGAGACTGGTTGATTGCGGATTTCATCGACGGTAGTAGGTGGCTGATCAATGAAAGCGCCACGACTGAGACGCGACAGAGAACTGGAATCAGCGCCGGCAATCTGTCCGGCGCGGATGAGCCGCCAATTGCCGAAGTGGCAGGTATTAGCGACCGCACCGGCTATTTGGCAATGAGCGGCGCGGTCGGCGGCGTGCTGTTGCGCTCGCCGCTGTTGCCGAAAAAGACTGAAGCCATTGCGCCGGTCAGGCCTGGCAAACGCGGTGCGGCATATGGCGGTGGCGACCACGATGCCCGCGATCCGTCCGGTGCGTTTGACTGCCGCAGACATGGCGCGGGTGATCAGGACGACGACGGTTTGCTATAGAAAACCCACATTGCACAGCAATGTCTCCCGGCTGTCAGCGTATCTCGTAGCAATCATGTTCAGCAAGGCTTCATCTCAGAGATGTTGCGGCTGACCGAAAATTGACCCAGTGGGGGTGCGGCGTAAAACTTGGACTGATTTATGCCGTAAATCCGAGGCTTTCTCGGTATTCGAGGGGGACTGAGTGAGCCAAGGGATATCTTGATGCGCTTTTCGTTATACCAGCGAATGTAAGAATTAACTACCTGAATGAATTGCTCAACGGTTGTAGCCTGCCAGTCACGAGGGTAGAACAACTCCGTCTTCAGCCGCCCGAAGAAGCCCTCACAGGCGGCATTGTCGGGTGAGCATCCTTTGCGCGACATCGAACGAATCAGCTTTGCGTTGTGTATCCTTGAGAGCCATCCAGGCCAACGATAGTGGGCGCCACGATCAGAGTGAACGACAGGCCGATCTCCGCCGTTGGCTACCGTCTCGATGGCTGCATCCAACATCGTGTTCACCAGATCGGCATCTGGACGTGTGCCGA from the Collimonas arenae genome contains:
- the sctU gene encoding type III secretion system export apparatus subunit SctU — translated: MSEKTEEPTDKKVEDARKSGQVVVSRDLAKLCTLVAVGELAFGTEKMWRESIQAMMNLAFMRIGQPFPEAMWEMTVAAGTTLLIVFCTVFVTCAVVGVSAFWGQFGVLISPEVIKLNFDKLNPVNGVQQLFSKKKLGEVAIMLLKTAVIALMMYSVIREQLPTIVKLSGGEPKDIYFGFIAILHSVFRTIAGICLCFGLVDFGLQKCSHTNSLKMSMDDIKREYRESEGDPMVKGMRKHIAQELAMSAPVANTENANAVVVNPTHFAIAMRYDPSEVPVPMVLAKGKDETAQAMIVRARECGIPVIRHVWLARSLYATGQADKVIPKSTYEAVAHVYAVVEELRHAGQMGQVFELESFGEMQEG
- the sctT gene encoding type III secretion system export apparatus subunit SctT — protein: MATTLFIDAQNLLVSMALITPRSYICLAILPCFGSRTLVGITRNAVAMAIALPALLPTYAFVQEFQPGYMLAGALAFKEAAIGGLLGVLLAMPMWVTQSIGSILDAQRSPIQIQSNSDPDASATGALLMQAVVVLMIQAGLLVSLVRVLIDSYGLWPAFSLMPPFETGHMGVLMQRFGEFFWHIVVYGGPVIIPLLLIDFGFAIIGIFASGLQVSFVSSPVKSLAGLFILLVYWATLSHYVSGDFAHMLDLAALLLQAGGQQ